CGGCGTTGCACGGCCGGACGTCCTGCCCGTAGGAGCGCGTCCCGACCGTCACCGTGCCGTCGGCCGGGTTGATCCAGCGAGCCGGTGTGGTCTGCGGGATCCCCTGCGCCGGGTACTCGCGTCCGCAGTAGTTCGTGGTCGACAGCACCTGGTTGAGCCCTTGCTCGCCGAGCTTCCCGAGCACGTACGTCCGCGACGAGGCGCTCAGCACCGACGCGGTCACCCGCGTTCCGGACGGCGTCCGCCACAGCACGCCGGGCGATCCGTTGAACAGCAGCAGCAGCTTCGCGGTGTCGATCGAGCTCATCGTCACCGCGTTCGCCCAGGTGCCCCCGGTGTTCGGGTTGGTACCGGCCAGGCGCAGCGTCGGCAGCCCGAGGTCGACGAACTGCTGGTTGAGCCCGTCGATCTTGCCCCGCTCATGCATCAGTTTGATCAGCGCACACGTCGACGGGTTCGACGAGACCGTGATCATCTCGTCGAACAGCTGCGTGATCGACGTCGCCGTACGCGCTCCCCCGCAGAGCGAGCTGGGCGTGCCGACCGGCGTGTACGTGTAGGTGTCGTCGAGGCTGAGTTCGCCGGCGTCCACCATCCGCAGGATGCCGAACGCGACCATCAGCTTCAGCACCGACGCGGGGTAGGGCGACATGAAGTCGACCGGCGCGCTCTCCCTGCCGGGGACGATGTCGATCGTGCCCTGGGCGTTGTTGTTGTCCCAGGTGGCGTCGTCCCACTGGCGCCACCGCACCTGCGTGGTCGTCAGGTTCTTGTCCAGCGGAATGATCTTGCCGTTCGGGTACTGGGGGCTGAGCAGGACGTCCGCGGCGGCGACCGGGCGTCCGGACCGGTCGAGCTTGATCACGGTCGCGTCGAGCTGCGGCGTCTGGTGGATCGGGGCCGCGGCGGCGATCGCCGGGGCCGCGGGGATCTTGGCCGCGTCCCCGGGAGCGACCTGTGTCCGGTAGAGCTGCGTGGCAGCCGCGGTGGACGGTGGCACGGTGTCGAGGACGTCCGCGAACTGCTGGGCATCGACGGCTTTTCGGAGTGCGGTGGCGAGTGCGGCGTCGGCGGCCGGGGAACGTCCGAAGACACTCTCCTCCGCCGCCGAGGCGCCACCCGCGTGGGTCACCGTAGCTCCCAGTAACGCTATGCCGAGTGCTCCGGCGGTCCATCGTCGCCAGTGCTGCCTACGCATGGTTCCTCCTCAACAGCGGATTCCACTGTGTAAGTGAGGTGAGCCCGTACGAAGGTTGCGCCGTTAATGCAACTTTAAGGGTGAAACGGAAATTCAGAGCTGGGTCCAGCAGTAGAGCCGGCGGTCGCCCCGGACGTTGCCGCAGAGGCGTCGCAGTTCGTCGGTGGTCTCGAGCAGCGCTTCCTGGTCGACGTCCCCGTCGCCGAACTCGTCGCCGACCAGGACATTCCACTGCTCGACGGCGTCCTCCCACTCCAGTTCCGGATCGCCGTCGGCTCCCTGGATCGCGGCGACGACAAAACCGTCGACCGCGGTGACCCAGGGGCCGGCGTCGCCGCCGTCGTGCACGAGTTCGCCGGACGTCTGCGCGAGCAGATCGTCGTACTCCCGGGTGCTCAGCACCTCGACCAGGCCGAGCAGAACAACGGTCGGATCGACCCCGGGCAGCTCGGCGACCTCCTCGGCCGGGAGCTGGCTGACCGGGCTCTTCCCGAGGTCGAGCGCGGCGATCCGGTCGGGAGAAGCGACGAAGTACTCGTAGTCGACGGCCACGGCGAACACTCTACGTGCGCGTCCCCGGTGGCCCTGGTGCGGTGGCCGGCGCGTGGCGTGACGCACAGTCAGCGCGACGCCTGCTGGAAGCGCCGTACCGCGAGCGGGGCGAAAACCGCCAGCAGGGCCAGTGACCAGCACAGCGACATGAGCACCGGATGGTCGAGCGGGAACGAGTGGCCGTGCGGCGGCACCGGGTTGCCGAACAGCGTCCGCACCGCGGCGACCGTGGAGGCCACCGGGTTCCACTCGGCCAGCGGCCGTAGCCAGCCGGGCAGGCCCTGCGACGGCACGAACGTGTTCGCCAGAAACGTCAGCGGGAACGCCCAGGCGAACGTCGCCTGGTCGGCGATCGTCACGGACCGGGCGACCAGCCCGGTGAACGCGCCGACCCAGAGCATCGCCAGCGCCAGCAGGAG
This Cryptosporangium aurantiacum DNA region includes the following protein-coding sequences:
- a CDS encoding serine hydrolase, with protein sequence MTHAGGASAAEESVFGRSPAADAALATALRKAVDAQQFADVLDTVPPSTAAATQLYRTQVAPGDAAKIPAAPAIAAAAPIHQTPQLDATVIKLDRSGRPVAAADVLLSPQYPNGKIIPLDKNLTTTQVRWRQWDDATWDNNNAQGTIDIVPGRESAPVDFMSPYPASVLKLMVAFGILRMVDAGELSLDDTYTYTPVGTPSSLCGGARTATSITQLFDEMITVSSNPSTCALIKLMHERGKIDGLNQQFVDLGLPTLRLAGTNPNTGGTWANAVTMSSIDTAKLLLLFNGSPGVLWRTPSGTRVTASVLSASSRTYVLGKLGEQGLNQVLSTTNYCGREYPAQGIPQTTPARWINPADGTVTVGTRSYGQDVRPCNAAAQVTFAHKTGLADTSGNDAGIVKSLPGKPFESYIVSVHSNLGYRYIDPDRPADPAGTYPVQYTEKLALLGAAIHAL